Proteins from a single region of Desulforegula conservatrix Mb1Pa:
- a CDS encoding helix-turn-helix transcriptional regulator: MWGNIVKMLKVMDLLARQNGATKKDIARITGKSDRQVYRILQAIEHIGIPIYNDRIDGEREKTWRIEESYLTKLKNLNVPDLSFTLPELFVLSFLKGSSSVFYESEIFKYVDSSFSKLKGLAPERLLEVFERMETVFLNRVRFAKNYSGHEDIMLDILEAIIGRKKCRISYHSFKSDIIRDYHAKPLHFFQENGGLYLLLHLDPGGESRTFALERIENVEITDEAFDYPSGFDAPEFLNRPFGLIMDDCFECRIWFSEYVAKYIRERRWAEDQRITENPDGSIILEMQTCGWPDVKRWVLSYGKDARVIDPVKMRQEILEEIAEMLKNNSI; encoded by the coding sequence ATGTGGGGAAATATTGTCAAAATGCTAAAGGTTATGGATCTTCTCGCCAGACAAAACGGAGCCACAAAAAAGGATATAGCCAGGATTACAGGTAAAAGCGACCGTCAGGTCTACAGAATCCTGCAAGCCATAGAACATATTGGCATCCCCATATATAATGATAGAATTGATGGGGAACGGGAGAAAACATGGCGCATAGAAGAATCATATCTCACCAAACTTAAAAACTTGAATGTGCCCGACCTCAGCTTTACTCTGCCCGAACTCTTTGTACTCAGTTTCCTGAAAGGCTCTTCGTCGGTTTTTTATGAAAGCGAGATCTTCAAATATGTTGATTCGTCTTTCAGCAAGCTCAAGGGACTTGCGCCAGAAAGGTTGCTTGAGGTTTTTGAGCGCATGGAAACAGTATTTTTGAACAGGGTTAGATTTGCCAAGAATTACAGCGGACATGAAGATATTATGCTGGATATTCTGGAAGCCATTATTGGCCGCAAAAAATGCCGCATCAGTTACCATTCCTTCAAGTCAGATATCATCAGGGATTACCACGCCAAACCGCTTCATTTCTTTCAGGAGAACGGCGGACTTTATCTTCTTCTTCACCTTGATCCGGGCGGTGAGTCTCGAACTTTTGCCCTTGAGAGAATTGAAAATGTCGAGATCACAGACGAAGCTTTTGATTATCCGTCAGGCTTTGATGCACCTGAATTCCTGAACCGGCCTTTCGGGCTCATAATGGATGACTGCTTTGAATGCCGTATCTGGTTTTCAGAATATGTTGCCAAATACATAAGAGAAAGAAGATGGGCCGAGGATCAGAGAATAACCGAGAATCCAGACGGTTCGATCATCCTTGAAATGCAGACCTGCGGCTGGCCTGACGTAAAAAGATGGGTTTTGTCCTATGGGAAAGATGCAAGGGTGATTGACCCTGTGAAGATGAGACAGGAGATCTTGGAGGAAATAGCGGAGATGCTGAAAAATAACTCTATATGA
- a CDS encoding CRISPR-associated helicase/endonuclease Cas3 — protein sequence MEKTETFYAHSIDGNLNEDEWHLLEDHLQETAELSKKFAEKFHSGDWGYLAGLWHDLGKYSVEFQHRLRGGKKVDHATAGAKHAGFVLPKAAARILAYIISGHHTGLQDGKNNDEACLLKRLEKKIPDFSAKPDSILNFKKVPDFPFNVKLSNEEEKDRFAFRLSFFIRMVFSCLVDADFLDTEEFFDKDKCSWRKGYPSLKELYPKLEAELERKMNQVEPSKINTLRREILGACQKSAEKPTGLFSLTVPTGGGKTLSSLAFAMKHANLHNKERIIYVIPYTSIIEQNAGVFRDIFGNGAVLEHHSNFLPDNDDNRSKLASENWDAPLIVTTNVQFFESLFANRTSKSRKIHNIANSVIILDEAQMLPAPFLLPCLETLKEISAVYDSTVVLCTATQPALDYSDNFKNGLKNVTEIAPDPSRLYEEFRRVATENLGDLTDDELVERVAGFRQVLCIVNTRKQARILCEKISEKVESIHLSALMCPAHRSKVLNKIREKLKNGTECRVISTQLVEAGVDLDFPVVYRCIAGIDSIAQAAGRCNREGRLSEKGHVYVFNPETRIPAGFLRQSADTASIVLRHHEDPLCLESVNEYFSRLYWQKGDKLDEKGILADLNEGKTDILFPFEGIAGKFRIIEEDTEPVIVNWQGTASCIIHGLRFSEFPAPFARQAQRVSIQIPNKIREQHIKLGNIELIKDRYAVLINSSLYDEKFGLDLSNPYHHEPESLVF from the coding sequence ATGGAAAAAACAGAAACGTTCTATGCTCACTCAATTGACGGTAATTTGAACGAAGATGAATGGCATTTACTTGAAGATCATCTACAAGAAACCGCTGAACTCTCAAAGAAATTTGCTGAAAAATTCCATTCAGGTGATTGGGGATATCTTGCTGGCCTGTGGCACGACCTCGGAAAATATTCTGTGGAATTTCAGCATAGATTAAGAGGCGGTAAAAAAGTCGATCATGCAACAGCAGGGGCTAAACATGCCGGATTTGTTTTGCCAAAAGCTGCGGCAAGAATACTTGCATATATAATTTCAGGGCATCATACAGGGCTTCAGGATGGTAAAAATAATGATGAGGCCTGTCTTTTAAAGCGTCTTGAAAAGAAAATTCCTGATTTTTCCGCAAAACCAGACAGCATTTTAAATTTTAAAAAAGTTCCTGATTTCCCTTTTAATGTGAAACTTTCAAATGAAGAGGAAAAAGATCGTTTTGCGTTCAGACTGTCTTTTTTTATCAGGATGGTTTTCTCTTGTCTTGTTGATGCTGATTTTCTCGATACTGAAGAGTTTTTTGACAAGGATAAATGTTCATGGAGGAAAGGATATCCTTCACTAAAAGAATTGTATCCAAAGCTTGAGGCCGAACTTGAAAGAAAAATGAATCAGGTCGAACCTTCTAAAATCAATACTTTAAGGCGTGAAATTCTTGGGGCATGTCAGAAGTCAGCTGAAAAACCTACAGGTCTTTTTTCTCTGACAGTTCCAACAGGTGGAGGGAAAACGCTTTCATCCCTTGCCTTTGCAATGAAACACGCCAACCTACATAACAAGGAACGAATCATCTATGTCATCCCTTATACCAGCATAATTGAGCAGAATGCAGGCGTTTTCAGGGATATATTCGGAAATGGCGCAGTTCTTGAGCATCACAGCAATTTTTTGCCTGATAATGATGACAATAGATCAAAGCTTGCTTCGGAAAATTGGGATGCGCCTCTGATAGTAACAACAAACGTACAGTTTTTTGAATCTCTCTTTGCAAACAGAACGTCCAAATCCAGAAAGATTCATAATATTGCAAACAGCGTCATTATTCTGGACGAAGCGCAGATGCTGCCAGCCCCCTTTCTTCTGCCATGCCTGGAAACCTTGAAAGAAATATCCGCGGTTTATGATTCGACTGTGGTTTTATGCACAGCAACCCAACCAGCTCTTGATTATTCAGATAATTTTAAGAACGGCTTGAAGAATGTCACGGAAATAGCTCCTGACCCGTCAAGGCTTTACGAAGAATTCAGGCGAGTTGCAACTGAAAATCTGGGTGATTTGACAGATGATGAACTGGTTGAAAGAGTTGCAGGATTCAGACAGGTTTTGTGCATTGTAAATACCAGAAAACAGGCCCGTATTCTTTGCGAAAAAATTTCTGAAAAAGTCGAATCTATTCACTTGAGCGCACTTATGTGTCCTGCCCACCGTTCAAAAGTTTTGAATAAAATAAGAGAAAAGCTTAAAAACGGCACAGAATGCAGGGTAATAAGCACCCAGCTTGTGGAAGCTGGCGTTGATCTTGATTTTCCTGTGGTTTACCGCTGCATTGCTGGCATTGATTCCATAGCCCAGGCTGCTGGAAGATGTAACAGGGAAGGCCGTTTATCTGAAAAAGGCCATGTATATGTTTTTAACCCAGAAACACGCATACCAGCAGGTTTTTTGAGGCAAAGCGCGGATACAGCTTCAATCGTACTGAGGCATCATGAAGATCCTCTATGCCTTGAATCCGTGAATGAATATTTTTCAAGGCTTTATTGGCAGAAAGGAGACAAACTGGATGAGAAGGGCATTCTTGCAGATCTTAACGAAGGCAAAACAGATATTCTTTTTCCTTTCGAGGGTATAGCTGGGAAATTCAGGATCATAGAAGAGGATACCGAGCCTGTAATCGTTAACTGGCAGGGGACTGCTTCATGTATAATTCACGGTCTCAGATTCAGTGAATTTCCTGCTCCATTTGCAAGGCAGGCCCAGAGAGTTAGCATACAGATTC
- a CDS encoding acetyl-CoA hydrolase/transferase family protein — MKAAKKQITWQEEYQSKLMTAKEAAARIKSGDRIALSGGTCIPPAFCTALSERAGDVKNVTLALGYALGFYGFMAPENKDSFSIETMFVGPVERMCMEFGVSAYVPQHLGDVGAFTEEGNFNVVTSVATPPDENGYMTRSLFGSFLNKNTIDKADTVIIEVNRNFPCMNTEAFKIHVSEVDCIIEHDAQVFEVPEITITETEEKIAGFIADMIPDGATIQLGFGGLGNAIGHLLKGKKDLGMHAEVITPSVMELMKAGVMTGRKKNYKPGKVVGAFCVGTKAFYDFIDGNMDLEFHEISVINNPLEIAKNDNLISINNALMFDLTGQAASESIGTKQYSGTGGQVNFVHGAKLSKGGKSILTLNSTYTDKEGNLRSKILPVLPEGTVVTTSRNDVQYVVTEYGVANLRFKSIPERAKALIAIAHPDFREELLEEAKKHGWL; from the coding sequence ATGAAAGCAGCAAAAAAACAAATCACCTGGCAAGAAGAATACCAATCCAAACTCATGACCGCCAAAGAAGCTGCGGCCAGGATCAAATCCGGCGACAGAATCGCCCTTTCAGGTGGAACATGCATACCACCAGCCTTTTGCACCGCATTATCCGAACGGGCCGGAGATGTTAAAAATGTGACACTGGCCCTGGGATACGCTCTGGGCTTTTACGGTTTCATGGCCCCTGAAAACAAGGATAGCTTCTCCATCGAAACCATGTTTGTAGGACCTGTGGAAAGAATGTGCATGGAATTCGGAGTATCGGCATATGTGCCTCAGCATCTGGGCGATGTGGGAGCCTTTACCGAAGAAGGAAATTTCAATGTGGTAACATCTGTGGCAACCCCTCCTGATGAAAACGGATACATGACGAGATCTTTGTTCGGATCATTCCTCAACAAAAATACCATTGACAAGGCCGATACTGTAATTATCGAAGTCAACAGAAACTTTCCATGCATGAACACCGAGGCTTTCAAGATCCATGTTTCAGAGGTGGACTGCATAATAGAACATGATGCCCAGGTTTTTGAGGTGCCTGAAATAACCATCACCGAGACCGAAGAAAAAATAGCGGGATTCATAGCCGACATGATTCCTGATGGAGCTACCATACAGCTCGGCTTCGGCGGCCTTGGCAACGCCATCGGACATCTGCTCAAAGGCAAAAAGGATCTGGGCATGCACGCCGAGGTCATAACACCGTCTGTGATGGAGCTGATGAAAGCAGGTGTAATGACCGGGCGGAAAAAGAATTACAAGCCTGGCAAGGTGGTGGGTGCTTTCTGTGTTGGAACCAAGGCATTCTACGATTTTATCGACGGGAATATGGATCTGGAATTCCATGAAATCTCTGTGATCAACAATCCACTTGAAATAGCCAAAAACGACAATCTGATATCCATAAATAATGCGCTGATGTTCGACCTCACCGGCCAGGCAGCATCTGAATCCATAGGAACAAAACAGTACAGCGGCACAGGTGGCCAGGTGAATTTCGTACATGGAGCAAAACTTTCCAAGGGAGGAAAAAGCATCCTCACGCTGAACTCCACGTATACAGACAAGGAAGGTAACCTCCGTTCCAAAATCCTCCCTGTTCTCCCTGAAGGAACGGTTGTCACCACATCAAGAAACGATGTGCAGTATGTGGTCACAGAGTATGGGGTGGCAAATCTGCGTTTCAAAAGCATCCCTGAAAGGGCAAAAGCCCTGATTGCCATAGCCCACCCCGACTTCCGCGAAGAACTGCTGGAAGAAGCAAAAAAACACGGATGGCTGTAA